A section of the Piliocolobus tephrosceles isolate RC106 chromosome 14, ASM277652v3, whole genome shotgun sequence genome encodes:
- the TRIM32 gene encoding E3 ubiquitin-protein ligase TRIM32: MAAAAASHLNLDALREVLECPICMESFTEEQLRPKLLHCGHTICRQCLEKLLASSINGVRCPFCSKITRITSLTQLTDNLTVLKIIDTAGLSEAVGLLMCRSCGRRLPRQFCRSCGLVLCEPCREADHQPPGHCTLPVKEAAEERRRDFGEKLTRLRELMGELQRRKVALEGVSKDLQARYKAVLQEYGHEERRVQDELARSRKFFTGSLAEVEKSNSQVVEEQSYLLNIAEVQAVSRCDYFLAKIKQADVALLEETADEEEPELTASLPRELTLQDVELLKVGHVGPLQIGQAVKKPRTVNMEDSWAMEAAASAASTSVTFREMDMSPEEVVASPRASPAKQRGPEAASNIQQCLFLKKMGAKGSTPGMFNLPVSLYVTSQGEVLVADRGNYRIQVFTRKGFLKEIRRSPSGIDSFVLSFLGADLPNLTPLSVAMNCQGLIGVTDSYDNSLKVYTLDGHCVACHRSQLSKPWGITALPSGQFVVTDVEGGKLWCFTVDRGSGVVKYSCLCSAVRPKFVTCDAEGTVYFTQGLGLNLENRQNEHHLEGGFSIGSVGPDGQLGRQISHFFSENEDFRCIAGMCVDARGDLIVADSSRKEILHFPKGGGYSVLIREGLTCPVGIALTPKGQLLVLDCWDHCIKIYSYHLRRYSTP; encoded by the coding sequence ATGGCTGCAGCAGCAGCTTCTCACCTGAACCTGGATGCCCTCCGGGAAGTGCTAGAATGCCCCATCTGCATGGAGTCCTTCACAGAAGAGCAGCTGCGTCCCAAGCTCCTGCACTGTGGCCATACCATCTGCCGCCAGTGCCTGGAGAAGCTATTGGCCAGTAGCATCAATGGTGTCCGCTGTCCCTTTTGCAGCAAGATTACCCGCATAACCAGCTTGACCCAGCTGACAGACAATCTGACAGTGCTAAAGATCATTGATACAGCTGGGCTCAGTGAGGCTGTGGGGCTGCTCATGTGTCGGTCCTGTGGGCGGCGTCTGCCCCGGCAGTTCTGCCGGAGCTGTGGTTTGGTGTTATGTGAGCCCTGCCGGGAGGCAGACCATCAGCCTCCTGGCCACTGTACACTCCCTGTCAAAGAAGCTGCTGAGGAGCGGCGTCGGGACTTTGGAGAGAAGTTGACTCGTCTGCGGGAACTTATGGGGGAGCTGCAGCGGCGGAAGGTAGCCTTGGAAGGTGTCTCCAAGGACCTTCAGGCAAGGTATAAAGCAGTTCTCCAGGAGTATGGACACGAGGAACGCAGGGTCCAGGATGAGCTGGCTCGCTCTCGGAAGTTCTTCACGGGCTCTTTGGCTGAAGTTGAGAAGTCCAATAGTCAAGTGGTAGAGGAGCAGAGTTACCTTCTTAACATTGCAGAGGTGCAGGCTGTGTCTCGCTGTGACTACTTCCTGGCCAAGATCAAGCAAGCAGATGTAGCACTACTGGAGGAGACAGCTGATGAGGAGGAGCCAGAGCTCACTGCCAGCTTACCTCGAGAGCTCACCCTGCAAGATGTGGAGCTCCTTAAGGTAGGTCACGTTGGCCCCCTCCAAATTGGGCAAGCTGTTAAGAAGCCCCGGACAGTTAACATGGAAGATTCCTGGGCCATGGAGGCGGCAGCCTCTGCTGCTTCTACCTCTGTTACATTTAGAGAGATGGACATGAGCCCGGAGGAAGTGGTTGCCAGCCCTAGGGCCTCACCTGCTAAACAGCGGGGTCCTGAGGCAGCCTCCAATATCCAGCAGTGCCTCTTTCTCAAGAAGATGGGGGCCAAAGGCAGCACTCCAGGAATGTTCAATCTACCAGTCAGTCTCTACGTGACCAGTCAAGGTGAAGTGCTAGTTGCTGACCGTGGTAACTATCGTATACAAGTCTTTACCCGCAAAGGCTTTTTGAAGGAAATCCGCCGCAGCCCCAGTGGCATTGATAGCTTTGTGCTAAGCTTTCTTGGGGCGGATCTACCCAACCTCACTCCTCTCTCAGTGGCAATGAACTGCCAGGGGCTGATTGGTGTGACCGACAGCTATGATAACTCCCTCAAGGTATATACCTTGGATGGCCACTGTGTGGCCTGTCATAGGAGCCAGCTGAGCAAACCATGGGGTATCACAGCCCTACCATCTGGCCAGTTTGTAGTAACCGATGTGGAAGGTGGAAAGCTTTGGTGTTTCACAGTTGATCGAGGATCAGGGGTGGTCAAATACAGCTGCCTGTGCAGTGCTGTGCGGCCCAAATTTGTCACCTGTGATGCTGAGGGCACCGTCTACTTCACCCAGGGCTTAGGCCTCAATCTGGAGAATCGACAGAATGAGCACCACCTGGAAGGTGGCTTTTCCATTGGTTCTGTAGGCCCTGATGGGCAGCTGGGTCGCCAGATTAGCCACTTCTTCTCAGAGAATGAGGATTTCCGCTGCATTGCTGGCATGTGTGTGGATGCTCGTGGTGATCTCATTGTGGCTGACAGTAGTCGCAAGGAAATTCTCCATTTTCCTAAGGGTGGGGGCTATAGTGTCCTTATTCGAGAGGGACTTACTTGTCCGGTGGGCATAGCCCTCACTCCTAAGGGGCAGCTGCTGGTCTTGGACTGTTGGGATCATTGCATCAAGATCTACAGCTACCATCTGAGAAGATACTCCACCCCATAG